The Myxococcales bacterium genome contains a region encoding:
- a CDS encoding TolC family protein — protein MSRLARTALALALALAPALSSRPALAEPEAPAPALAPSAPAAGHTVRMSLTDALERFRHQNLELAASRFDVSAARADVLGAGLYANPTISAAGAFLVHGLPSGGQQELYLTVTQPAPIAGQVGLRRDAAQGFATAAEREFAATAWQLASDVRLAYLDLQIAQAKLALAAAATRDLDRVQAIIAERVSAGANPAYDRLRVGVEQSGARARQTDAEAELFAARVALAQTIGRDVDSATLVADDLTSEPSELPSDARALVAASLGRRSEVAAAKSRATAGDLRTEAVKRAVVPTPDVSLGYSHFFRIPNDPSPKDGGVVTVGLSVPLPLFDRGQGTIGRSTAEAEAQRLRSRQVEVTVARDVELAYATASARVAAWKRFRDTVAGDLERMRQMAEVGYREGRGSVLELLDAYGSYVVARTRAVELRGAALRATQQLARAVGPASASDVPRL, from the coding sequence ATGTCCCGTCTCGCTCGCACCGCCCTCGCCCTCGCTCTCGCCCTCGCTCCCGCGCTCTCCTCGCGGCCGGCGCTCGCCGAGCCCGAGGCTCCCGCCCCGGCTCTCGCGCCCTCTGCCCCCGCCGCCGGTCACACGGTCCGCATGTCGCTCACGGACGCGCTCGAGCGCTTTCGGCACCAGAACCTGGAGCTCGCGGCCTCTCGCTTCGACGTCTCGGCCGCGCGCGCGGACGTGCTCGGCGCGGGGCTCTACGCGAACCCCACGATCTCGGCGGCGGGCGCGTTCCTGGTGCACGGCCTCCCGTCGGGGGGCCAGCAGGAGCTCTACCTCACGGTCACGCAGCCTGCGCCCATCGCGGGCCAGGTGGGGCTCCGGCGCGACGCAGCGCAGGGGTTCGCGACCGCCGCGGAGCGTGAGTTCGCGGCCACCGCGTGGCAGCTCGCCTCCGACGTGCGCCTCGCGTACCTCGACCTCCAGATCGCGCAGGCGAAGCTCGCGCTCGCCGCGGCGGCGACCCGCGATCTCGATCGCGTGCAGGCCATCATCGCGGAGCGCGTCAGCGCGGGCGCGAACCCCGCCTACGACCGCCTGCGCGTAGGCGTCGAGCAGAGCGGCGCGAGGGCCCGCCAGACCGACGCCGAGGCCGAGCTGTTCGCGGCGCGGGTCGCGCTCGCGCAGACCATCGGCCGCGACGTCGACTCCGCCACCCTCGTCGCCGACGACCTCACGAGCGAGCCTTCGGAGCTGCCCAGCGACGCGCGCGCGCTCGTCGCGGCGTCGCTCGGGCGTCGATCCGAGGTGGCCGCCGCCAAGTCGCGGGCGACGGCGGGCGACCTCCGCACCGAAGCGGTCAAGCGCGCCGTCGTGCCCACGCCGGACGTGAGCCTCGGGTACTCGCACTTCTTCCGCATCCCCAACGATCCGAGCCCGAAGGACGGCGGCGTCGTGACCGTGGGCCTCAGCGTGCCGCTCCCGCTCTTCGATCGGGGGCAGGGCACGATCGGGCGCAGCACGGCGGAGGCCGAGGCGCAGCGCCTGCGCTCGCGACAGGTCGAGGTGACCGTCGCCCGCGACGTCGAGCTCGCGTACGCCACGGCGTCCGCGCGGGTCGCCGCGTGGAAACGCTTTCGCGACACCGTGGCCGGCGACCTCGAGCGCATGCGGCAGATGGCCGAGGTCGGCTATCGGGAGGGCCGCGGCAGCGTGCTCGAGCTGCTCGACGCCTACGGCAGCTACGTGGTCGCGCGAACCCGCGCGGTCGAGCTCCGCGGCGCCGCGCTGCGCGCGACCCAGCAGCTCGCGCGCGCCGTGGGGCCCGCCTCCGCGAGCGACGTCCCGCGCCTGTGA
- a CDS encoding creatininase family protein, which yields MRLAELTTKELAALFAAGPVVALLPVGSTEPHGPHLPLATDTYISEEAAQRAVPRLAAQGISAVVAPSLPYGVTDYAGGFAGAVGVSAAVLTAMLTDLGSRLLREGFAHVCLVNNHLEPAHDAAVRAAASACPPGTVSVACPLTRRWGRTLSEEFRRGNCHAGRYETSLVLARAAASASAGDVRAEYMDMRPLDVSLADGIRAGKRTFLELGMDEAYTGAPALATRAEGDELYALLAEMIVVEVTEALAGGAASASA from the coding sequence GTGAGGCTCGCCGAGCTCACCACGAAGGAGCTCGCGGCGCTCTTCGCAGCGGGGCCGGTCGTCGCGCTCTTGCCGGTGGGGAGCACGGAGCCCCACGGGCCTCACCTGCCGCTCGCGACCGACACGTACATCTCCGAGGAGGCCGCGCAGCGGGCGGTCCCGAGGCTCGCGGCGCAGGGGATCTCGGCGGTCGTCGCGCCGTCGCTGCCTTACGGCGTCACCGACTACGCAGGCGGGTTCGCGGGCGCGGTGGGGGTGTCGGCGGCGGTCCTCACGGCGATGCTCACCGACCTTGGCTCGCGCCTCCTGCGCGAAGGCTTCGCCCACGTGTGCCTCGTGAACAACCACCTCGAGCCCGCTCACGACGCGGCCGTGCGCGCGGCGGCGAGCGCGTGCCCGCCCGGCACCGTGTCGGTCGCGTGTCCGCTCACGCGGCGCTGGGGGCGCACGCTCTCCGAGGAGTTTCGTCGCGGCAACTGCCACGCGGGGCGCTACGAGACCTCGCTCGTGCTCGCGCGCGCGGCCGCGTCCGCGTCCGCGGGCGATGTGCGTGCAGAATACATGGATATGCGGCCCCTCGACGTGAGCCTCGCGGACGGCATCCGCGCGGGGAAGCGCACGTTCCTGGAGCTCGGCATGGACGAGGCCTACACCGGCGCACCGGCGCTCGCGACCCGCGCCGAGGGCGACGAGCTCTACGCGCTCCTCGCCGAGATGATCGTCGTCGAGGTCACCGAGGCGCTCGCGGGCGGCGCCGCGTCCGCGTCCGCGTAG
- a CDS encoding benzoate-CoA ligase family protein: MVRFDEDLNLASYFLFDRIAEGLGAKTAIRFGERAYTYEYVAARARHVAELLARSGVRRGERVLLVLPDCPPFAWAIFGTLLRGAVVAMGNPHAPIESLDYLVGYTRATCVVTVPTVAKYLAEHWGRLGRELQAVFVVPDVATGDDAEAPCEVPEHPSFHDFARAISEVRPALDPVPTHRDEPAMWLFTSGSTGEPKANIHSHRDFAFNTEVYAKGTVGYQRSDVTVSVPRLFFGYATGTNLFFPFAVGATVGLFSERPTPESLIDAIERYSPTVITNVPTMLGKLLEHDEVERGAGRAGLPLEGVRFSLSAGEALPEALLRRWTARFGSDVYDGIGSAEMFHIYASNRPGDIKPGSLGRAVDGYELRVLPEEADGPGAPPCAPGEIGVLWVKGDSVSHGYWLDRDKSFRTFFGHWCRTGDLFSLDADGYLYFAGRADDLLKVGGQWVAPLEVEECLMGHDSVQLAAVVGALDEGLVKPKAYVVLRASETRPHEVLADELKAHVRARLTKHKYPRFIEFLDDLPKNDRGKVDKKALRALVPGRSGGGA; encoded by the coding sequence ATGGTGCGCTTCGACGAAGACCTGAACCTCGCCAGCTATTTCTTGTTCGACCGCATCGCCGAGGGGCTCGGGGCGAAGACCGCGATTCGGTTTGGGGAGCGCGCTTACACCTACGAGTACGTGGCCGCGCGGGCGCGCCACGTGGCCGAGCTGCTCGCGCGGAGCGGGGTGCGCCGCGGCGAGCGCGTCCTCCTCGTCCTCCCCGACTGTCCCCCCTTCGCGTGGGCGATCTTCGGGACCCTTCTCCGCGGCGCAGTGGTCGCCATGGGAAATCCCCACGCGCCCATCGAGTCGCTCGACTACCTCGTCGGATACACGCGCGCCACGTGCGTCGTGACCGTGCCCACCGTGGCCAAGTACCTCGCCGAGCACTGGGGCCGCCTCGGGCGCGAGCTCCAGGCCGTGTTCGTCGTGCCCGACGTGGCGACGGGCGACGACGCCGAAGCCCCGTGTGAGGTCCCGGAGCACCCGAGCTTCCACGACTTCGCGCGCGCCATCTCCGAGGTGCGCCCCGCGCTCGACCCGGTGCCGACCCACCGCGACGAGCCCGCGATGTGGCTCTTCACGAGCGGTTCGACCGGCGAACCCAAGGCGAACATCCACTCCCACCGCGATTTCGCCTTCAACACCGAGGTGTACGCGAAGGGCACCGTGGGCTACCAGCGGTCCGACGTGACCGTGAGCGTGCCGCGCCTCTTCTTCGGCTACGCCACGGGCACGAACCTCTTCTTTCCCTTCGCCGTCGGCGCGACGGTGGGCCTGTTCTCCGAGCGGCCTACCCCCGAGAGCCTCATCGACGCGATCGAGCGCTACTCGCCCACGGTCATCACGAACGTGCCGACCATGCTCGGTAAGCTGCTCGAGCACGACGAGGTCGAGCGCGGGGCCGGGCGCGCGGGGCTGCCCCTCGAGGGCGTGCGCTTCTCGCTCTCTGCGGGCGAGGCCCTGCCCGAGGCGCTCCTGCGTCGCTGGACAGCGCGGTTCGGGAGCGACGTCTACGACGGGATCGGCTCCGCAGAGATGTTCCACATCTACGCCTCGAACCGCCCGGGCGACATCAAGCCGGGCTCGCTCGGTCGCGCCGTTGATGGCTACGAGCTGCGCGTGCTGCCCGAGGAGGCCGACGGACCGGGCGCGCCGCCGTGTGCGCCTGGAGAGATCGGCGTGCTCTGGGTGAAAGGCGACAGCGTGAGCCACGGCTACTGGCTCGACCGCGACAAGAGCTTCCGAACGTTCTTCGGCCACTGGTGCCGTACGGGAGACCTCTTCTCGCTGGACGCTGACGGATACCTGTATTTTGCAGGTAGAGCGGACGACCTGCTCAAGGTCGGCGGCCAGTGGGTCGCTCCGCTCGAGGTCGAGGAGTGCCTGATGGGCCACGACTCGGTGCAGCTCGCGGCGGTGGTGGGGGCGCTCGACGAGGGGCTCGTGAAGCCGAAGGCCTACGTGGTGCTCCGCGCCAGCGAGACGCGGCCCCACGAGGTGCTCGCCGACGAGCTGAAGGCCCACGTCCGTGCCCGCCTGACGAAGCACAAGTATCCGCGCTTCATCGAGTTTCTCGACGACCTGCCGAAGAACGATCGCGGCAAGGTGGACAAGAAGGCGCTCCGCGCGCTCGTCCCCGGGCGCTCGGGAGGCGGCGCGTGA